A genomic window from Glycine max cultivar Williams 82 chromosome 17, Glycine_max_v4.0, whole genome shotgun sequence includes:
- the LOC102662984 gene encoding calcium-transporting ATPase 9, plasma membrane-type, with translation MSRCLIQAALVLNASRRFRYTLDLRKEEEKEQKKHLIRAHAQVIRAALLFRLAGERELVISTAVSPPTPVGDYDIGLEQLVSMSTDQNISALHQYGGASLQHVVWLLIEMLK, from the exons ATGTCTCGATGTTTGATT CAAGCAGCACTCGTGCTCAATGCATCCAGGCGTTTTAGATATACTTTGGACTtgagaaaggaagaagagaaagagcaaaagaaaCACTTGATTAGAGCCCATGCACAAGTCATAAGA gcAGCACTGCTTTTCAGATTGGCCGGTGAACGTGAGCTAG TGATAAGTACAGCAGTGTCACCCCCAACTCCAGTTGGTGACTATGATATTGGGCTCGAACAACTTGTTTCAATGTCTACGGATCAGAATATTTCTGCTTTACATCAATATGGAGGGGCAAGTCTTCAACATGTTGTTTGGTTGCTTATAGAAATGTTGAAGTGA
- the LOC102663263 gene encoding uncharacterized protein, with the protein MEKYVVNLKQQTCSCRKWELTGISCTHAIACMWINGVEPELSVNSYYRKSTVLTTYSFIVYPCNGPNLWPPLQTPVMLPPIMRRAPGRPKKARNKKNDESTKRPYLPRQSRSVVCKNCKAIGHNRRTCKGKTSTDRTIPKGGNKNLKRQSPCPTPVVAKKQNIGPSTSQTPSAGHQQGDSTSKTQ; encoded by the exons ATGGAAAAATATGTTGTCAATCTGAAACAACAGACATGTTCTTGTAGAAAGTGGGAGTTAACTGGAATTTCATGCACTCATGCCATAGCATGCATGTGGATCAATGGTGTTGAACCAGAACTTAGTGTCAACTCTTATTACAG GAAGTCTACTGTGCTGACCACATATTCATTTATTGTGTACCCATGCAATGGACCCAACTTATGGCCTCCTCTGCAGACACCAGTGATGCTTCCACCTATCATGAGGAGAGCTCCTGGAAGACCGAAGAAAGCAAGGaacaagaaaaatgatgagtCTACCAAGAGGCCCTACCTACCAAGACAGTCAAGATCAGTAGTGTGTAAAAATTGTAAGGCAATTGGACACAACAGAAGGACATGTAAAGGAAAGACATCTACAGATAGGACTATTCCAAAAGGGGGAAATAAG AACTTGAAGAGACAATCACCATGTCCCACCCCTGTTGtagcaaagaaacaaaacattgGTCCAAGCACAAGTCAGACCCCATCTGCAGGACATCAACAAGGTGATAGCACCAGTAAAACACAATAA
- the LOC106796605 gene encoding uncharacterized protein: MQRRPKNELVLCDDSLTWGAVGDAIEASEPSRLIRQHTKLTIEAPIEEEKEEEKHDENTKPIKQKIKEKEESHHVSKQFNLVTDSLILQFNSLNTTLSLPSLDAKPLNSTLSLPLCHHSLLSPAPSLQFNSLSPVKSKLLLLILTEFLLSMVRPATRDWKRCMDSAYVLRFRPVRVRKIGILKHSPDCMLVQQDSSNWPRDSVMDFHFSFFFLCHFIDLFES; encoded by the exons ATGCAGAGGCGACCAAAAAATGAACTGGTCCTTTGCGATGATAGCTTGACTTGGGGAGCTGTTGGTGATGCAATTGAAGCTAGTGAGCCATCTAGACTCATCAGACAACATACTAAACTCACTATTGAAGCTCCTATTGAAGAGGAAAAGGAGGAGGAAAAACATGATGAGAACACAAAGCCTATCAAGCAAAAAAttaaggagaaggaggag TCACATCATGTCTCCAAGCAGTTTAACCTTGTCACTGATTCACTTATTCTTCAATTCAATTCACTGAATACTACACTTTCTTTGCCATCACTGGATGCTAAACCACTGAATAGTACACTTTCTTTGCCTCTTTGCCATCACTCTCTCCTCTCTCCAGCACCTTCTCTTCAATTCAATTCTCTTTCTCCGGTAAAATCAAAGCTCTTGCTTCTCATCCTCACAGAATTCTTGCTCTCTATGGTTCGCCCTGCTACG AGAGATTGGAAACGGTGCATGGATTCTGCTTATGTTCTAAGGTTCCGTCCTGTTCGTGTTCGCAAAATAGGAATTTTGAAGCATTCGCCGGATTGCATGCTGGTTCAACAAGATTCCTCGAATTGGCCCCGTGACAGTGTTAtggattttcatttttcctttttctttctttgtcattTCATAGACTTGTTCGAATCCTAG